Proteins found in one Tsukamurella paurometabola DSM 20162 genomic segment:
- a CDS encoding extracellular solute-binding protein, protein MSTGPRSGFAPGRTAKLAAAGIAATMGVTILAGCGAKEDGVTLNVYAPADGATLVKEVAGDCSTSGYTVVGHALPKSADDQRLQLARRVTGNDRTMDLMGLDVNWTAEFAEAGWILPLPENLTRTAEKTVLAGPLKTAMWQDKQYAAPAWTNTQLLWYRKDALEKVLGRKIGPGVPKLTWDQVVQYAEKSGQLGGPTQIEAQAAQYEGVVVWFNSLLESAGGRMVADDGKTVTLTDTPEHRAATVKALSIMKAVATAPGRDPSFTQLKEGESRLAMESGKAIFQVNWPFVFAGVKQNAAAGSVPFLPELTKYDALLNPPKDEKNPPEPTVAQLGEINNLTRQKFDFAPFPSVIPGKPAKTTVGGINFAVSKTTRYEKQAFEALACLTNEAAERKYAVKGGTPPVLPKLYDDPEFRKAYPMATLIRDQLQDNTAAVRPITPQYQAMSTLLQATLAPVGAWDPEQLADRLADAAEKAMNGKGLVP, encoded by the coding sequence GTGAGCACCGGACCGAGATCAGGGTTCGCCCCTGGGCGTACCGCGAAGCTGGCTGCGGCCGGAATCGCCGCCACCATGGGGGTGACGATCCTGGCGGGCTGCGGGGCCAAGGAGGACGGCGTCACCCTCAACGTGTACGCGCCCGCCGACGGCGCCACCCTCGTCAAAGAGGTGGCCGGAGACTGTTCGACCAGCGGGTACACCGTGGTCGGCCACGCCCTTCCCAAGAGCGCCGACGATCAGCGCCTGCAACTGGCCCGTCGGGTGACCGGTAACGACCGCACCATGGACCTGATGGGGCTGGACGTGAACTGGACCGCGGAGTTCGCGGAGGCGGGCTGGATTCTCCCGCTGCCCGAGAATCTGACCCGGACGGCGGAGAAGACCGTGCTCGCGGGCCCGCTCAAGACCGCCATGTGGCAGGACAAGCAGTACGCGGCGCCGGCCTGGACCAACACCCAACTGCTCTGGTACCGCAAGGACGCGCTGGAAAAGGTGCTCGGCCGCAAGATCGGCCCCGGTGTCCCCAAGCTCACCTGGGACCAGGTGGTGCAATACGCGGAGAAATCCGGTCAACTCGGTGGCCCGACACAGATCGAGGCCCAGGCCGCGCAGTACGAGGGCGTGGTGGTGTGGTTCAACTCGCTGCTCGAAAGCGCCGGTGGCCGGATGGTGGCCGACGACGGAAAGACGGTGACGCTCACCGACACCCCGGAGCACCGCGCCGCCACGGTCAAGGCGCTCTCGATCATGAAGGCCGTGGCCACTGCGCCCGGCCGCGATCCATCGTTCACCCAGCTCAAAGAGGGCGAGTCGCGCCTGGCGATGGAGTCGGGCAAGGCGATCTTCCAAGTCAACTGGCCCTTCGTTTTCGCGGGCGTCAAGCAGAACGCCGCGGCGGGCTCGGTGCCGTTCCTGCCCGAGCTCACCAAGTACGACGCGTTGCTCAATCCTCCCAAGGACGAGAAGAATCCGCCCGAGCCGACGGTCGCGCAGCTGGGCGAGATCAACAACCTGACCCGGCAGAAATTCGACTTCGCCCCCTTCCCATCGGTGATCCCCGGTAAGCCCGCGAAGACCACCGTGGGCGGCATCAATTTCGCCGTCTCGAAGACCACCCGGTACGAGAAGCAGGCCTTCGAGGCGCTCGCCTGCCTCACGAACGAGGCCGCCGAGCGGAAGTACGCCGTCAAGGGCGGTACCCCACCGGTCCTGCCGAAGCTCTATGACGATCCCGAGTTCCGCAAGGCCTACCCGATGGCCACCCTGATCCGGGACCAATTGCAGGACAACACCGCCGCGGTGCGGCCGATCACACCCCAGTATCAGGCGATGTCCACGCTGCTCCAGGCCACGCTCGCCCCGGTGGGGGCGTGGGATCCCGAACAGCTCGCGGACCGGCTCGCTGATGCGGCTGAGAAGGCCATGAATGGAAAGGGCCTGGTGCCATGA
- a CDS encoding ABC transporter ATP-binding protein, protein MADIVLDHVNKTYPDGSTAVSDINLEIADGEFVILVGPSGCGKSTTLNMIAGLEDISGGELRIGGARMNEKAPKDRDIAMVFQSYALYPHMTVRENIAFPLKLAKLGKDEINAKVEDAARTLDLTQHLDRRPSQLSGGQRQRVAMGRAIVRSPKAFLMDEPLSNLDAKLRVQMRTEVSRLQKRLGTTMVYVTHDQTEAMTLGDRVVVLKSGDVQQIGAPQELYDRPSNLFVAGFIGSPAMNFVPGRLTSVGINTALGEILLLDAPTLADKAAAAGNKTGDVIVGIRPEHFEDARLLDPNQRVGGLTFTAKVDVLESMGSDKFVHFGVPAETGRVDALADLSPGEQAAPLDGVDEVVARLSADSTAARGAEVELYYDPAKISVFDRATGTNLAL, encoded by the coding sequence ATGGCTGACATCGTCCTGGACCACGTCAACAAGACCTACCCCGACGGCAGCACCGCCGTCAGCGACATCAACCTGGAGATCGCCGACGGCGAGTTCGTGATCCTGGTCGGGCCTTCGGGTTGCGGAAAGTCGACCACGCTGAACATGATCGCGGGCCTGGAGGACATCTCGGGCGGCGAGCTGCGCATCGGTGGCGCGCGGATGAACGAGAAGGCGCCCAAGGACCGCGACATCGCCATGGTCTTCCAGTCCTACGCGCTGTACCCGCATATGACGGTGCGCGAGAACATCGCCTTTCCCCTGAAACTGGCGAAACTCGGCAAGGATGAGATCAACGCCAAGGTCGAGGACGCCGCGCGCACCCTCGACCTGACTCAGCACCTCGACCGCCGTCCCAGCCAACTCTCCGGTGGCCAGCGGCAGCGAGTCGCGATGGGCCGCGCAATCGTCCGCAGCCCCAAGGCCTTCCTGATGGACGAGCCGCTGTCGAACCTGGACGCGAAGCTGCGTGTGCAGATGCGCACCGAGGTCTCCCGGCTGCAGAAGCGCCTCGGCACCACCATGGTCTACGTGACCCACGACCAGACCGAGGCCATGACCCTCGGCGACCGTGTGGTGGTTCTCAAGAGCGGCGACGTCCAGCAGATCGGCGCCCCGCAGGAGCTCTACGACCGCCCGTCGAACCTGTTCGTCGCAGGCTTCATCGGTTCGCCGGCGATGAACTTCGTGCCCGGACGGCTCACCTCCGTGGGGATCAACACCGCGCTCGGGGAGATCCTGCTACTCGACGCGCCCACACTCGCGGACAAGGCCGCTGCCGCGGGCAATAAGACCGGTGACGTGATCGTCGGTATCCGCCCCGAGCACTTCGAGGACGCTCGCCTGCTCGATCCCAACCAGCGGGTCGGCGGACTCACGTTCACCGCCAAGGTCGACGTCCTCGAATCGATGGGCTCGGATAAGTTCGTGCACTTCGGTGTCCCAGCCGAGACGGGGCGGGTGGACGCGCTCGCCGATCTGAGCCCGGGCGAGCAGGCCGCCCCGCTCGACGGTGTCGACGAGGTGGTCGCTCGTCTCTCCGCCGATTCCACTGCCGCCCGGGGTGCGGAGGTCGAGCTCTACTACGACCCCGCGAAGATCTCCGTGTTCGACCGTGCCACCGGCACCAATCTGGCTCTGTAA
- a CDS encoding carbohydrate ABC transporter permease gives MAANTAGRKLAWSAIDLLVIAYALIPVLWIISLSFKPIATVGDGSFIPKNPTLDNYTAIFSGNGFVRPLINSIGIALISTVIAVIIGMFAAYAVARLQFPGKKLFVGAALLIAMFPQVSLITPLFNIERKVGLFNTWPGLILPYITFALPLTVYTLSAFFREIPWELEKAAKMDGATPAQAFRRVIAPLAAPGVVTAAILVFIFCWNDLLFALSLTATDASITAPVAIVNFTGSSEFETPTGSISAAAVIVTIPIIIFVLIFQRRIVAGLTSGAVKG, from the coding sequence ATGGCTGCCAATACCGCCGGCCGCAAGCTGGCCTGGAGCGCGATCGATCTGCTGGTGATCGCGTATGCGCTGATCCCGGTGTTGTGGATCATCTCGCTGTCGTTCAAGCCGATCGCCACGGTCGGCGACGGGTCGTTCATTCCGAAGAATCCGACCCTCGACAACTACACCGCGATCTTCTCCGGCAACGGATTCGTCCGGCCGTTGATCAACTCGATCGGCATCGCCCTGATCTCCACCGTGATCGCGGTGATCATCGGCATGTTCGCCGCCTACGCGGTGGCCCGGTTGCAGTTCCCCGGCAAGAAGTTGTTCGTGGGCGCGGCGCTGCTCATCGCGATGTTCCCGCAGGTCTCGCTGATCACGCCGCTGTTCAACATCGAGCGGAAGGTGGGGCTGTTCAACACCTGGCCGGGCCTGATCCTGCCGTACATCACGTTCGCCCTGCCGCTCACGGTGTACACCCTCTCGGCGTTCTTCCGAGAGATCCCCTGGGAACTGGAGAAGGCCGCCAAAATGGACGGCGCCACTCCGGCGCAGGCGTTCCGCCGCGTGATCGCACCGCTGGCCGCGCCCGGTGTGGTGACCGCCGCGATCCTGGTGTTCATCTTCTGCTGGAACGACCTGCTGTTCGCGCTGTCGCTGACCGCGACGGACGCGTCGATCACCGCTCCGGTGGCGATCGTGAACTTCACCGGCAGTAGCGAGTTCGAGACCCCCACCGGTTCCATCTCGGCGGCCGCCGTGATCGTGACCATCCCCATCATCATCTTCGTGCTGATCTTCCAGCGACGGATCGTTGCCGGGTTGACCTCCGGCGCGGTCAAGGGCTGA
- a CDS encoding metallophosphoesterase family protein has translation MRVLAVSDEEVPGLTLASTTLRPDLILGAGDLPGAYLESLMDRYGVPCVFVPGNHDPDHGGFRRTRGGYLRGGLPAEPPGPRGGVNADGRVVTVAGLTVAGLGGSIRYHDGANQWTQGQLARRAWRLRQAARLGRRTVDVVLTHSPAAGVGDGDDSPHRGFTALGTLVSRLRPQVFVHGHVHPHGRPGPDLTIGAVPVLNTVGYTYFDITPGDPGAYTIRERRRGA, from the coding sequence GTGCGCGTTCTGGCAGTCAGCGACGAGGAGGTACCCGGGCTCACCCTGGCCTCGACGACGTTGCGACCCGATCTGATTCTCGGCGCCGGTGACCTTCCGGGGGCGTACCTGGAATCGCTCATGGACCGCTACGGCGTGCCCTGCGTCTTCGTGCCCGGCAATCACGATCCTGATCACGGCGGATTCCGCCGCACCCGCGGTGGCTACCTCCGCGGTGGGCTGCCCGCGGAACCACCGGGTCCGCGCGGCGGGGTCAACGCCGACGGGCGAGTGGTGACCGTGGCCGGTCTCACCGTGGCGGGCCTCGGCGGTTCGATCCGGTACCACGACGGCGCGAACCAGTGGACGCAGGGACAATTGGCGCGTCGCGCGTGGCGCCTGCGCCAGGCCGCGCGACTGGGCCGTCGTACGGTGGACGTGGTGCTCACTCATTCTCCTGCAGCCGGGGTCGGCGACGGCGACGACTCCCCGCACCGCGGTTTCACGGCACTGGGTACGCTCGTGTCCCGACTGCGACCGCAGGTGTTCGTGCACGGGCATGTCCACCCGCACGGCAGGCCCGGCCCCGACCTCACCATCGGTGCCGTGCCGGTCCTGAACACGGTGGGCTACACCTATTTCGACATCACCCCCGGCGATCCCGGGGCC
- a CDS encoding TetR/AcrR family transcriptional regulator: MATPTEEPGSGYELRWRAHNSQRRDLILRAAAQLVEESEPGAPIAVQRIAERAGLVKSVVYRQFKSKDELARALRGYVVDTFAAELEADLDVSTGTLREILRRSVASAAGWMQDNPRLVDLLRSGPSDAAPDAPDAMSDLKQRIVTRAHATIDGISALTGRDATGFVTVPFVVFTMVESTLTSWVRGEDRVRDLTRAEVVESLTDITWFVLDGAARGIGIEVDPDAEFSEVLQRLAQPPAVAPHTAG; the protein is encoded by the coding sequence GCAGCGGCGCGATCTGATCCTGCGTGCAGCGGCCCAACTCGTCGAGGAATCCGAACCGGGTGCTCCGATCGCGGTGCAGCGCATCGCAGAGCGCGCCGGGCTCGTGAAATCGGTGGTGTACCGCCAGTTCAAGAGTAAGGATGAGTTGGCGCGAGCACTGCGGGGCTATGTCGTCGATACCTTCGCCGCCGAACTCGAGGCCGACCTCGACGTCTCCACCGGCACTCTGCGGGAGATCCTTCGCCGTTCCGTCGCCTCGGCGGCCGGGTGGATGCAGGACAACCCTCGCCTGGTGGACCTGCTGCGCTCCGGGCCCAGCGATGCCGCCCCCGATGCTCCGGACGCGATGAGCGATCTCAAACAGCGCATCGTGACGCGGGCGCACGCCACCATCGACGGGATCTCGGCGCTCACCGGCCGCGACGCCACCGGATTCGTCACCGTGCCGTTCGTCGTCTTCACGATGGTGGAGTCCACCCTCACGAGTTGGGTGCGCGGCGAGGATCGGGTTCGTGATCTCACCCGCGCCGAGGTAGTCGAATCACTCACGGACATCACCTGGTTCGTGCTCGACGGTGCCGCCCGCGGGATCGGGATCGAGGTCGATCCGGACGCCGAGTTCAGTGAGGTTCTGCAGCGACTGGCACAGCCGCCCGCCGTCGCCCCGCACACCGCAGGGTGA
- a CDS encoding carbohydrate ABC transporter permease, protein MTSGATATVERIEPAPASEGQRAEKRLGLMLIAPAAIVMLAVTAYPIIYAFWLSLQKSSLAAPGQDEFVGLGNYATVLQDGYWWQALGMTTLITVVSVVIEFVLGMAIALVMHRTIVGKGVVRTVVLIPYGIVTVVAAFSWFYAWTPDTGYLANLLPDGTAPLTEQRPSVAVIILAEVWKTTPFMALLLLSGLALVPDDLLKAAALDGAGPWTRLTKIIIPLMKPAILVALLFRTLDAFRIFDNIYILTNGSNGTGSVSILGYDNLFKAFNLGVGSAISVLIFICVAIIAFIFVKAFGTAVPGADSDDRR, encoded by the coding sequence ATGACATCCGGAGCGACCGCCACCGTCGAACGGATAGAGCCCGCACCCGCGAGTGAGGGTCAGCGGGCGGAGAAGCGTCTGGGCCTGATGCTGATCGCGCCCGCCGCGATCGTGATGCTCGCGGTCACGGCGTACCCGATCATCTACGCGTTCTGGCTGAGCCTGCAGAAGTCGTCGCTGGCCGCGCCCGGGCAGGACGAGTTCGTGGGCCTGGGCAACTACGCCACCGTGCTGCAGGACGGCTACTGGTGGCAGGCGTTGGGCATGACCACGTTGATCACCGTGGTGTCGGTGGTGATCGAGTTCGTGCTGGGCATGGCCATCGCATTGGTGATGCACCGGACCATCGTCGGCAAGGGGGTGGTGCGTACCGTCGTGTTGATCCCCTACGGCATCGTCACGGTGGTCGCGGCGTTCTCCTGGTTCTATGCCTGGACTCCCGATACCGGCTATCTGGCGAACCTGCTGCCCGATGGCACCGCACCGCTCACCGAGCAGCGGCCGTCGGTGGCCGTGATCATCCTGGCCGAGGTGTGGAAGACCACGCCGTTCATGGCGCTGTTGCTGCTGTCGGGTCTGGCCCTGGTGCCCGACGACCTGCTCAAGGCCGCCGCGCTCGACGGCGCCGGACCGTGGACCAGGCTCACCAAGATCATCATCCCGCTGATGAAGCCGGCGATCCTGGTGGCGCTGCTGTTCCGCACGCTGGACGCGTTCCGGATCTTCGACAACATCTACATCCTCACCAACGGCAGCAACGGGACGGGGTCGGTCTCGATCCTGGGCTACGACAACCTGTTCAAGGCGTTCAACCTGGGCGTGGGGTCGGCGATCTCGGTACTGATCTTCATCTGCGTCGCGATCATCGCATTCATCTTCGTCAAGGCCTTCGGTACCGCAGTGCCGGGCGCCGACTCCGACGATCGACGGTAG